The genomic DNA AGCCAGGTTCATGAGGCTGGACTGCAAATAGTTGAGTTGAGCTGCcaggaagattttttttttcttggcattGTGTGAGTTTGACTTATTTCCTcatgagagaaagacagtgagctttgtgtctgtccagccttcatccccttcCTCCTCGCTGCCTAGCCTCCCTTCCAGCCAGGTTTGGTTGATTTTATCCAAACAAAACGCAACGACTGAGTATAGATGCTACTTTGACCACTGTCTTCATGTAGTTCACTTTCTGTCTGACCTTTTTCCAGTGTAGACCAGAATTATCCAAGAGGAACGAAATGTCTAGGCCAGAGAAGAACTTTTTTGGACTACCCAGCCATCTCTAAGGTGTTCCAGCTCCTCAGACGCTAGAGGACGTTTCCAAGGAACCTTTTTGGCACTAAGAGAACAGGAGCGATGAGTGTCATCGTGTACATATTGACGGAAAGAACCCACCCAGTTGGGGCTGCTATGGGATCACATCATCAGAACTTCCAAACAGTGGGACACCAACACATTAAGACAGATATAACAGTTTGAAGTTTCTACTGATGCTCAATGAGGGATCGTATTCTTTTGAAAAACTATAGGAATTTCTGTGTAATTCAGGTGTCATTTAGGTTAAAGAGGAATATCTGATGACTTACAGTAAAACTCGTCTGGATGCACATGCTTATTTTATACTTAACGCTTCCAACCTTAACCAAACGCTTCTAGTAGGTTCCGAGCCGAGTGTCGAAGCACTCTTTGGATTTGCATTTAGTCAGACAGGATTTCCCTGATGAGTGGAAgtaaaaataacagcaacaaccCTACAAAGAACCCAAACACATCCTGCGACATCAACTGCACTTGTGCCAAAACACTCCTCCGATCACTACCGATGGGGTTGAATGCTCCTGGGTGGGCGCTGATGCCGAGGAATAGAACAAGAAAAAGGGGAATGAAAGATGAAAAGTGAGATTGGTTGGTAGTAACAAATTCTTATTGCCACAGTCCTTGTTGCTGTTTATGAGATAGCAGGATAATCCTCTGACAGCTGCACCCCTGTATGGGTTCTGAGAGCAGGGTGAAACTATAACGTGGTCTCATATTCCAACCTCTCCTGCACCAGAGCGTCATCTTTGTACTGCAGCCGTGGAGGAGTCAGGGAGCAGTCTATGGCCAGGATTGCCTTGCGTATACTGCGGTCAAGGACATGACGCTCCCAGGCTGGGTAGCGGTTCCTACAGAGGTCGATCTTGATGACTGTCTCTTCGAGGCGCGGAGCACGAGATGATGGCGTGGATGGCACTGTAGGTCGGACCTGAAACACCGGCATGCAGCCGTCCCGCTCAGAATACTTCCCCACGTCTCGCTCCAGGGTTGTGGTGGCACCTCGGTTGGAGCGCAGTGAGTTGGTGGCACCTTCAGACGGTAGCGTGGAGAACTGAGCGGTGGGGTCCAGGTCGAGACCCTGGCCGCTTGGTGAGCGTCCAAAGCGTGGCCCGTTGGGATGGAAAAAGGCATAGTACATGAGCATGAAAACCACGCCAGTGAGGAAACTGCTGAAGATGACGCAGAGTGCTGGCACTGCAAAGGCGTCAGTGGTATGAGGCGACCGGTAGAGATACCACAACGCACTGAGTGCCGCATTCTCCACCAGGATCACCAGGTAGTAGATGAAAAGCCGACACCTGAACAAAGACATGAGACACGACATGAAGAAATGAATCAGAGCGAAACCACAACAGTTCAGCAAAGCCTGAAGCAGTGTTCTCCAGTATTTTTTTgcactttcacattttaatgGGAATTTGGTGAGCCACTACCTGTTCCTCACTGCCAATCTGAGGTCAACAGTTCTAGCTGCAAGGCTGCAAGTATATATAAAATTGTCCATGTGTTGTTGTGCATTGTGAAGCATTTCAGCGTCTAGCGGTGGCTGAAATCGAGGGCTCAAAGCCTCACTaatcatattttttataatgCCAGTAGATTCACGTCACTCCTAGTGATGAACCAGGCCAGTACGTCCATATTGAACAACGCCGCAGGTCACAATTTTACATCCAGTGTCCAGGACACGCAGCAAGTCTGACTCCCATGCAGAAGACCAAAGTCTGCGTCCTGTCCCAGACCTGCAATtaacatttgccttttttttatgaattataaccatgatctttcctgAATCTAACCTTACTGTAGTTTCCATGCGCGTAcattataaaatattacaaaatattctGTGTTCTTGTCACCCGACTTTGCAGCTCTGTAGAGAATTTAAACTTCTTTTTATTACgccgaagtgtccttgagcaagacactgaaccctaagttgctcccgatggaggccagcaccttgcatggcagctcggtcgccatcgatgtgtgaatgagacctgatctgtaaagtgctttgggaacatttgaggttgaaaagcgctGTGTAGGTGAAGGCCATTTACCATATTGGGGCGaataactgaaatattaaaactttTAAAGGTTACTTTGAAACTACACGTGACACCACTTTTCCTGATAATCCCGATTTTAAGCCCAAAATTCTTCCCCAGCTCATCGAAGTGCCTCACAGTTTACAAGCTGATTGAACAAAGACATTCAATTACATTAAAGAATGTATTTCAAAAAAAGTCACTGAAatagattctttttttctcgAGAGTCCTCACCTTGTCCGCCCCTCCTTGACGTTGAACCAGGAAAAGATGTAAATGATGCCCACCACCATGTCAAACACAATCTCCTCCCACTTGCTGATGCAGAAGTCTGTCTCACAGTGGACAATCCAGAAGGTCATGATGCACCAGTGCAGGACAATGAAGATGCCAAAGTAGAGTTGGAACACAGAGGCAAACAGGGCAAAGGTGATGACCCTCGCGGCGATGGTGAAGAAATGCCAGCAGAACTGGATGATGACTGCCAGGTAGCTGATCGGCTTCTTGTCGTCCCGAGACTCTCGCAGGGCCTTCTGGTAGGAGGCCAGGGCCCAGGCCAGGGAGACAAGGGAGGCTGCCGCAGTCATACCTGCAACAGACGGGCACACAGAGACGAGATGGGTTTGATTTCAGTGCCACATGAAGGGGACCGGGGACATTACATTTTGGACAATATGCTTGTTTGCCATCAGACCCACAGTCAGACAGGTCTTTGACACAGACTGGTCCAGAATATATTTACCCTAATTAAGGGGGGGGCTAATTAGCCTAATATAGTATGAATTTAGTGGCTCCATTGAGAAGGTGGCGATTCACCTCAGTCAACTCTTTGAGTCCTGGATTACAGAGACTCCCACAGCACATGAACCCACCACAGCACAGCAACAGGGGCCTAAGGTTTTTGACGATGAGCTCTGATTACAGGCCTTTGCATTTACACTTGGGACCAGACGTACAAAGTATTATAACAGGGTTTTCTTGACTTGGCCGAGGGTGatacatttacatgaaaaatagGGTGACAGATGAACTCTAACAAGAAAACATTATTCATTTAAGCTGTCAGCTGAATGGCCGACTGCGGCTTCTCTTCTGCGCTTGGGCTCCGGAAGTCACCACCCACCATTGTGGTCAAATCACAAACAGTCCAGAAGTTccagtttggaaaaaaaaaacattatcgCCGAACAAGTGATGGCTTGACAGGGTGAACAGGAAAACACCTGTCTCACAAGTTTGACTTTTTATATTTGCGATCAATGTACAGTACAGACCACCTTCAGTTATGGTCAGCTATGGTTTTTTATAGCATTTTCAATTGAGTTCTGAATGCATTCACATCTACATTAAtgcgctcccccccccccaacccagaTAACATATCCAGATAAAGTTCACGACATGAACCAACAACATGCAAGATACCTGCTGATGCCTGCTCATCATTAACATACTGTCAATGCCATTTCAAGCTTCTTCAGCATCATAGAGAGGGGAAACAGGATGAAAATAGTTGTCCGGTCAGCCATTTTCATGAAAGACATTTCCCAGCAGTAAAAGCACGAGttcaaataaaagagaaataaattgTGGCTGAATTCCATTAAGCTGCTTCAGCTTCAGGGTCCCGGTATCGTTCATGCTGGCTAACTGTcaacactgtcatggcttactgggacactttaaTATTAGAGTAGGCAAAAGAAGCATCTTGTATTCAGTTCTGTCTCAGTCAGCAATGTTACGTGACATAGAAGAAACAGGTTCATGGACTAAATTAATCAACCACCTAAATCTTCCTCTAGATGTTCCCGTAAGAAATATCATACCACGTCATCTGACGTTTGAGCTGCTGCTCCCGAACAGCATTTTAGTGGAACGAGTGAGTGAATCCAGCTTCTGAAGGAGTGGCTGCTCTTGCGGCGGAGAGCACAGCTAGCTGTGCTTAATGCTAGGTGAGTGGGGCCggcacagtgagagagagagcgcttcTGATGGATTCACTGCGGAGAGTCGGTGTGTTGTATAACTGCAGAGCGCGGTGACGTGAACACTGTTTGAGTGAACTGTGTCTTTTTCACAAATCCTCACAAAAGGAGGCGAACGGCACCtgtgtaaaactaaaataaggTGCCAaaattaacactttttttttgtagggACCAATGCAACCATCCGGCTGGTCGTCACTACTTCTACTTCgttagaattaggtttaggCTAAGGTAAGGTCTGGGGTTAGGCATTtagttgtgatggttaaggttagggtgaGGGGCCAAGTATAGAAAGTGTGTGCGTTACCTTGCACAGCCTGcagcttgtgtgtctgtatgatgATGCACAGCTGCAGCACCAGTTGTGGAGCGCTCTCCAGGAAGGTGGCCAGCAGATGCAGCATGCTCACGTCTGCAAACTCATAGACCATCCTCCAGTAGTAACGCCAGCGCTCTGTCTCCACACTCTGGCGGCTCCGAACGCCCAGGTAGATGGTGTGGAAATACCtgggggagatggagggaaaaaagtcATCCTTCAACATCAACCAGACGGGACAAAACTTAACATGTGATAGTGCATCAAGAGGCACAACACACTGAACTCTTCACGCATATTCATTCtcaccttcttttcttttggaagTACCTCAGAGAAGCAATGCTAACTTCAAAGAGTTTGATTGCACTGCCAATGTTGCTATGTACAAATGCACCTGGGCGGAAATGAGTTGAATTTAGTCCATCAGTTGAATTGGCAGTTAAATGTCTAGAACAAAGGTATCTGTCTCTTAAAACAGCTTTCTACTTGTATCgatatataaaacacaactgtgCAGAGGTACACCCAAACACAGTATATCAAAGCCAGGCTGGACGAAGAAAGAGATCCTGG from Enoplosus armatus isolate fEnoArm2 chromosome 14, fEnoArm2.hap1, whole genome shotgun sequence includes the following:
- the xkr4 gene encoding XK-related protein 4 isoform X1: MAAKSDGVLKIKKSDVAFTPLQNSEHSGSVQGLHPGAQPDSAGTGDGDFANGESRCCGGGGSNSTCLRLGREQQKYTVWDCLWIVAAVAVYLADVGTDVWLSVDYYLRRDYWWFGLTLFFVVLGSFSVQLFSFRWFVHDFGAEDGAESSAADCSHMDGNKLLSGSASHGDVTAQHHPATPQRQASTASKNTTTNSTVSTAVGSRSRKRTAYYSFCVWFGQSVIHILQLGQIWRYFHTIYLGVRSRQSVETERWRYYWRMVYEFADVSMLHLLATFLESAPQLVLQLCIIIQTHKLQAVQGMTAAASLVSLAWALASYQKALRESRDDKKPISYLAVIIQFCWHFFTIAARVITFALFASVFQLYFGIFIVLHWCIMTFWIVHCETDFCISKWEEIVFDMVVGIIYIFSWFNVKEGRTRCRLFIYYLVILVENAALSALWYLYRSPHTTDAFAVPALCVIFSSFLTGVVFMLMYYAFFHPNGPRFGRSPSGQGLDLDPTAQFSTLPSEGATNSLRSNRGATTTLERDVGKYSERDGCMPVFQVRPTVPSTPSSRAPRLEETVIKIDLCRNRYPAWERHVLDRSIRKAILAIDCSLTPPRLQYKDDALVQERLEYETTL
- the xkr4 gene encoding XK-related protein 4 isoform X2 — protein: MAAKSDGVLKIKKSDVAFTPLQNSEHSGSVQGLHPGAQPDSAGTGDGDFANGESRCCGGGGSNSTCLRLGREQQKYTVWDCLWIVAAVAVYLADVGTDVWLSVDYYLRRDYWWFGLTLFFVVLGSFSVQLFSFRWFVHDFGAEDGAESSAADCSHMDGNKLLSGSASHGDVTAQHHPATPQRQASTASKNTTTNSTVSTAVGSRSRKRTAYYSFCVWFGQSVIHILQLGQIWRYFHTIYLGVRSRQSVETERWRYYWRMVYEFADVSMLHLLATFLESAPQLVLQLCIIIQTHKLQAVQGCRLFIYYLVILVENAALSALWYLYRSPHTTDAFAVPALCVIFSSFLTGVVFMLMYYAFFHPNGPRFGRSPSGQGLDLDPTAQFSTLPSEGATNSLRSNRGATTTLERDVGKYSERDGCMPVFQVRPTVPSTPSSRAPRLEETVIKIDLCRNRYPAWERHVLDRSIRKAILAIDCSLTPPRLQYKDDALVQERLEYETTL